ACAAGAGATTGTGTCGATACCATCAGTCGCTGTTAAAGTATAAGTAGTATCAGAAGTTGGAGACACAGAGATTGAACCGCTCAAGCTGGTTGAATTAATACCCCCATCAAAACTTAAGCTGGTAACACCGGTTGTGCTCCAAGCTAGAGTTGCCGCTTGCCCTCTTTTAATACTAGCCGGACTCATTGATAAGTTAACATTATTAGCACAAGATAAAGGAATTGGTGTACTTTCAACTGTAATTTCAGAAGTACAACTCACAGTCTCTCCATTAGTACCAAGGACATCTAATTGATAAGTTTTATTAGCTGTGAGAGCACCTGTGTTCTCTGTGCCGTCAAAAGCTACATTACCAAGGTCAGTCAAAACCGCTGAAGTTGCATTGGTTGTGGTCCAAATCAGATCAACTGATTCACCGCTAGCAATTGTTTTCGTCGCTGGAGACAAAGTACAAGCCGGAGCAAGAACTGGCGGTTCCTCAACTGTTAGAGTAACTGAACAAGTATCCCGTTTGTCATCATCACCAAAGGCGGTGAGTAGATATTCAGTAGTTGCAAGAGGGGTCACAGAAAGAGTTCCGGTAGCAGATACTTCACCAATACCGTTATCAATGACAACTCGATTGGCATTTAAAGTAGACCAGTTTAAATCAGCTGAATTACCTTTAAGCAAAGCGTCAGGAGTCGCGTTTAAAAATTCACACTTAGGAGCTGGGACTTCACAAGCATATCCGACAGTAGTCTCAACAGTATTACTATATGACCAATCATTGAAGTTATTTAATTCTTTAGCCGTAGCTTTGGCAGTGTTTTCTACTACCACATAAGTATCACAAGCTAGACCATCAACCACTTTACCGGTCCAAGTTATAGTTCCTTCTTCTCCAGGACTAAGTTCGTGACCATTCCACCACAACTTTCGTGAGCTTGGTACATAAAGAGGAGTGCTCCCATAGCCAGCATCAAGGTTACTTGTATGTGTCTCACTTATAAAAGTAACGTTTTGATCCACAACATCAAGAATACGTACTCCACCACCTGTACAATCAGTGGTTCCGGTATTTTTAATATTTATAGTGTAAGTTATCTCATCACCAGGATTAACCTTTGTTGAACTAACAGACTTTTCAAGGGTAAGTTCACAGTAAGCAGTCGCTGGTGGATTACCCATGTAATTTACCTGTACTTCAGAAGTACAGTTAGAATTACCGTCAGCTGACTCAGCGAACAAGGTGTAGGTGGTATCATTCTGCAGATCATCAATAGTAATAGTTCCTGACAGATTATTTAGCTCCTGACCATTTAGATAAACCTTAGCAAAACCGGTCACAGCCCAAGAAATATCTAAATCAGACCCAGCATAGATCTCATTTGAGCTAGCCGACAGGTCACAAGTACCAGCCACCCCGCCGGTACCATTGGTAGCCAAAGCACTACTTGGCAACAAAGAACCAAGTTCGTTGTTGGCATTATATGAACCGAAGTTCAAAACAGCAAAAACCAACACCATTACAAAAGCGATTGGTGCCACCTTTTTGATATCAATAAAATTTTTCATATCTTCTATAATATAAATTTATAAGTTCTATACCCTCACCTACACCTTAAGTACGCAAGAGTAACAGAAACCACAAATTACCACTCAAAAGAACGGTTGTATTACTGTCCCGAGCTGGTTTAGCAGACAGTTACTTGTGAAAATACTTAGTTTAGAACAGTAATCTTTTTCCTTATAAACAAACGCTAGTTGATTTTTATAAGTTTGTCAATAGGGCTTTTATAAAGCTCTCACCTCAGAAAGTTCAGCCTCAATAATAAATCTGTCGTCTACCGAGCCAAAACTGTTACAAGTAGCCAAGACAAGTTTTTGTGTCTCACCAGCAATTGGGACACTAGCGTTGGCTGCGTAAGCTTTGTATACTTTATTTACCTTGTACACGTACTCATCTTGACCTGACTGAAGCCTTACAACGTCTCCCCACTTGAGGTTTTGTATGCCGTTGAAAGCTTTAAAATTTTTATTGTTTACCACCGGCAAATAACTGGAGTGTCCTAAAATAAACACCGTACCATTTTGATCCAAAGTAGCCGAGTCAGGATGTCTAACTGCTCCGTCCAGCAAAGCGTTGTCTAAATCATGAACTGATCTTGAAGTTGGATTAGCAACTTGGATGGTTTTATCAAGAGTGTCGAAAATAATTTTTTCAGGCTTCACATTTTGGATTGTTGAAACTATGGGTGTTGAAGTGTCCTCTATGACATCAACTTCACTGACACCTGCGTCATTTACAGTAAAACCGGACAAACCGGATTCCTCAACAGAATCATCTTTATTTATCTGATCGGAAGAAATCGGTTCTGGTAAAAAATCAAACCAAGCTAGAACAGCGTATGAAATTAAAAATACTATGAAAAAGGTAGTTACAAATGCAACTTTTTTTTCTAAGATTATATCCATAATTTCTGACTGATCCTGACTAGTTTTTTCCATATAAATTATTACTAAATGACATTAATATATATAACATATTTTATTTTGTTTGTCAATGCAACATTTTTAATAAATGTCTATACTACTGATAATATAAGCCTTGGTCTTGACAGACTAGTTTAAATATAGTATTATAAAAAGATATGACAAACACAACTGAAAATCCAAATGACTCCAAAAAAGGTGCACAGAAGCTGATTATGGCAGCTGGGCTGATAGCTATTATAGTATTCTTTGCTTGGTCTGCAGTTCAAATTGTAAAAATATTCCCTACTGCTGTCAGCTCATTAGCTTCACTGGCAGATAATGTCTATAATTACAGAGAAGGAGATAAAAAACAAACTATCTCTGCTACATCTGACCGCAGTATTATGAACAGTGGTGAATCCCTAGAGGTGTGGTGGGAAAATACTAAAACATCAGGTACTTATACCTTTAATTACGAATGTAAAGATGGTGTGGCTATCGACATTAAAACGACCGATAAGGAATTCGTGAGTCTGAGTTGTGGCAGTTCCTACGATCTTGGACTTGTCGATCGATTAGAAATGCAAGTCGATTCAGAAAAGGCCCGCTTTGCTGAAATAGCCTACACAATATCTTACATCAAGAACAATTCCTCAGAACCAGATTCTTCACAGACTAAAAGTATATCCGTTTTAAACACCAACATAGCCGAAACGGAGTCTATTACCGATACCGACACTCAATCTGAGAATGAGAACAAGCCTGAAGAGGCACCTAGCGATACAACAACAGAACCTACAGAAACCAAGGAGACTGTATCTACGCAACCAAAGCCTGTCATACCAACTGAAACAGTATATACCTACGCTATACCTGTATCAGATCCAAACGGGAGTACTGACTTAGTCGTAAGTGATCTTAAAATTGGTGTTGAAAATAATACAGATACTTTTATAGAAACCAATAGCATAATACAGGATATACCAGGTGTAATTAAATTCACCGTACATAATATTGGCAACAAAACTTCTAACACTTGGGTTTTCGAGGTGGAACTACCTGGCAATGTAACTTACAAGTCAGACGATCAAGACCCATTAAAACCTAATGAAAGGGCTATCATCACCATTAATTTCCCAGCGGTTAATGAAATTGGTAAAGACTCAATCTCAATTCAAACCTTTACTAGAAGTGACGCCAATATAACCAACAACTATCTCAACGAATCAGTTACCGTAACCCAGTAGAAACATAAAAAGACCGCCCTAAGGCGGTCTTTTTATGTATTCTGTATTTGTCCAAACTAAATATCCAAATTGGCCATCTTAGCATTGGACTGAATAAATGACTTTCGACTAGAAACGTCAGTCCCCATAAGGATATCAAACACCTTGTCGGCCATTTGTGCATCATCGATAGTAACTTGCTTTAAGATACGAAACTCTGGATTCATAGTAGTTTCCCACAGCTCATCAGCATTCATTTCACCCAAACCTTTGTAGCGTTGAATTCTAACCTTAGTATTCTTCTTGCTGACCTCAGCTTCTGCTTCCCCCTCCGAATCTTCTTCTGTCACCTCTTCTTCATCTACAGTTACTCCCATATCTGTTAATATCCTGAATTTTTCCTCGTCGTCAAAAGCGTAGTGCATTTCTTTGCCGCGCTGGATTTTGTACAAAGGAGGTTGTGCGATATAGATAAAACCACCTTCAATCAGAGGTTTGAAGTACCGATAAAATAAAGTCAGAAGCAGGGTTCTAATATGAGCTCCGTCAACATCAGCGTCAGTAGCAATAATGATTTTGTGATAACGCAGTTTAGAAATATCAAACACGTCACCAATTGCAGTACCAAGAGCAATCACCACATTTTTAATTTGCTCTGAAGCCAGCATTTTATCAATACGAGCACGCTCCACATTGAGAATCTTACCGCGCAGTGCCAAAATAGCCTGAGTCTTTCGATCACGTCCCATTTTAGCTGAACCACCAGCTGAGTCTCCCTCTACCACAAACAGCTCTGAGTCTTCCGCTTTCTTACTTTGACAATCAGCCAGCTTACCTGGCAAAGACATTCCTTCAAGCGCACCTTTACGAAGCACACTGTCCTTGGCCGCTTTGGCTGCTTTTCTGGCTTTAACTGCAATAATAACTTTATTGATAATAGCTTTAGCATCGTCAGGGTTCTCTTCTAAGTAAGTTGCGAAAGCTTCACCAAACACTGTCTCAACCGCTCCTCTCGCCTCTACCGAACCCAGCTTGGCCTTGGTCTGACCCTCAAACTGAATTTCGGGCATTTTGACCGACACTACTGCAGTGATACCCTCTAACACATCGTCTCCGGTAAAACTGGTGTCTTTGTCCTTGACGGAAAAGAAATTATTTTTCTTAGCGTAGTTATTGAGAGTACGAGTAAGCGCGGTTTTAAATCCGGTTACATGTGTGCCATGCTCTGGGTTATAGATGTTATTAGCGAAAGCCGAGATTCGAGCGGAAATATCGTCAACATACTGTACCGCTACCTCAACCGACATTACCATCTCATCAATATCATTCTTCTCAACGTAAAAAATATTTTTATGAACTGGTTTTTGGTAATGATTATTAAAAGCTACCAATGATTTAAGTCCACCTTCAAAATAAAAATGTTGCTGTGGTACTTCTAAACGATCGTCGCTTAGGTACTGTTTCCCTTTCAGATCAAGCTTCTTCTGCTCGGCTTCACTCATCTCCCTAGCATCAAGCACAGATATTTTCATTGCTTTTACCAAGTAAGCTTGCTGACGTAAGTGATTTACAATTCGTTTAAAATCATAATTGATTTCTTTAAAAATTATTGGGTCGGCTTGGAAAGTTATGATTGTACCCTGCAATTTTGATGGTCCAACTTTTTTTACTTTAGCCTTTGGCTTACCGATGTTGTACTCTTGCATATAATATCCGCCGTCACGATGCACTTCGGCAATAACGTGAGTTGAAAGTGCGTTTACCACTGAGACACCTACACCATGAAGACCACCAGATACTTTATAGCCTTCTCCGCCAAACTTACCTCCAGCATGAAGAGTGGTTAGAATGGTTTCCAAAGCAGAAACTTTTGTCTGTTTGTGTACATCAACCGGAATACCACGTCCGTTGTCTACCACACGAATATAGTTATCAGGTAGGAGAGTGACCTCCACCCGATCAGCAAAACCACCCATCGCTTCATCGCGTGAGTTATCAAACACCTCCCAAATCAAGTGATGGAGACCGTCTGGACCGGTAGTACCGATGTACATTCCCGGACGCTTACGAACCGGCTCCAATCCTTCCAAAACAGAGATAGATGAAGCATCATATCCTCCTTTCTTTTTATCTTTTTTATCTGCCATGCTGAATTATTAAAACGTTAAAATATGGGGTTATTATAGCAGATAAATAACTGATTGTCTGGTTGATTTTATAAGAAAATAAGGGCAAAAAACAAAGTTTTTTGCCCTTATTTTCTTATAAAATCCATCTACCTGGTATCAAATCCAGCTTTTTCTACCGCTCGGTAAACAGCAGCCATATACGGCTCTACCTCATCATCAGTTAAAGTCTTTTCATATGACTGAAAAACTAATCTAAACGCATAGGAGATCCGCCCATCTTTAGCAAATTCATCAAACAAAGTGATTCTTTCGCACAATTCTCCTGCCCCGTCTTTCAAAATCCTACCTATGCTATCTATATCGGTATTTTCCGGCACCCACATAGCAATATCACGAACAATCGCTGGATAAACTGAAAATGGTTTGTAGGTTATATCCGATAAAGGGACATTCGGTTCGTACTTGGTAGGCTCTGGCAAAGCAGAAATAAGCTTATCCAGATTCGTCTCACATATACCCTGTTTGGCACCCACCCCTATTTCCAGTCCAGCCTCTATTAGGGCTTTTATCGCCTCATTTACTATCACATCATCTTTTGCTGAGTAACCGGTTTTTTTAACTCTCGCCCCGATTGTCAAAACTACATGTTCTCTTGCTTTACCTTTATCATCTTTAGTAAAGACTGTACCAATCTCAAACATCCGTACATCACGTAACCCAAGAATATCGACATTTTGTATATTGAGAGCTAGCGCTTCTTCAATAGCAGGTATAATACTTGACCGTAGATATTCCTTATCACTAGCCAAAGCATTTTGTAAATGTATTTGATCTTTCTTTCTAAAGGACGAAGTCATTACTTCGGAGAAGCCTAATTCACCCAAAATTTTTCTTATCTTTTCACTGTAGTAGTGATTAGCATTTATTTCTGCTAACGGTAGATTTTCTGGAGTAATTGAAACAATATTTGAAAGGCCGTAAATTCTCCCTATTTCATCTATATAGTTTTCCTCGATAGTTAGATCCACTCTCTCCTTTGGTGCTGTCACCAACCAACCAGACTCAGATTCACTGATTTCTGCCCCTAACCTAAATAAAACATCTTTCATAAAGGACTCCTCTAGAGATAAACCAAGCACCTTATTTACTCTATCTGGATGAACCGTAACTACCGACTCAGCTTGTACCATCGGATACTGATCGGAAACACCCTTAAGTTCCCCGCTGGCAATTTCAGTGATCAATTCCACAATTGTTCGCATTGCGTACGGTGGCAAGGTGCTAGAAACTTCATTTTCAAATCTTTTAGAGGCATCGGTCAGAATACCCAAGGCTCTAGCTGTTTTCCTAGTCAAGGTTGAATTAAAATTAGCTGCTTCTAAAATAATATTAGTCGTACCTTCATGTAAGCCGGCGTAAGTCCCGCCTTTTATACCAGCCAAAGCTACTGCCTGATCACTTTCCCCATTTACCACTAAAAGCTCGGTACCTTTAAGATCAACCTCACGATCTTCCGCGCCGGTTTTTTCCGGTAATAGTTTCACTATCTCCCCAGCCTTGGCTCGTCTAATCACAAAATTCCACTTGTCATCTTTTTTAGAAAAGGTGTCTGAGTCATAAACATGCATCGGTTGACCGAGTCCAAACATCACATAGTTGGTAGCATCAACAATATTATTGATAGACCTTTGTCCGAGAGTCTCAAGTCTTTCTTTTAGCCACTTTGGTGATGGGCCTACTTTAACTCCCTCCATAAGAGCCAGCATGAAGCGTGAACAGTCGGCCTTATCTTCAATCTCAATTTTAAAATCATCTAAAACAGGTAATTCTGTCTCGTCTTTCAACTGATCTACGACCAGGGGTTTGTTGAGCAAAACAGCAAGCTCAAGGGCTATTCCTCGATGAGACAAACAGCTACTGGCTCGATCCGGCAAAACATTAACCTCGATTTGAGTATCGCCCCCCACCTTTTCTGTACCCTCTATTTCAAACGCATGAAAAGTCAGAAGCTCCACCACCTCATCAACCGATGGTAAATCTTCTCCCAAATAATCCTTTAACCAATTATAAGATACCAACATACACCAACATTAAAACTGATTAACTAAACGCAAGTCACCAGCATAAAGATTTCTCACATCATCAATTCCGTACTTGATCATTATCAACCGATCGATACCACCACCAAAAGCATAGCCTGTGTATTTCTTTGGATCTATTCCTGACTCTTTAAGTACATTTGGGTGCACCATACCAGCCCCAAAAATCTCCACCCACTTCCCCTTGAGTTTGCTCTCCCCCGACAAAAGTCGCATATCAACCTCAAGACCAGGCTCTACAAATGGAAAGAAGCTAGGTCGAAAGCGTACCTCTACTTCGCCCTTCAAAAAGTTTGAGAAGAAATACTCCAACACTCCCTTTAGGTGTCCTAGATTTATCTCTTCGTCTACACAAAGACCTTCCAACTGATAAAACTGAGCCTCATGAGTAGCATCAGTCGCCTCATTACGAAAAACCTTTCCTGGCACAATAATACGAATCGGTGGTTTGTGGGTATCCATATAACGAGCCTGTACTGGTGAAGTATGAGTCCTAAGTACAGTCGGCTCATCAACGTCTTCACTTTTTAGCCAAAAAGTATCTTGCATATCACGTGACGGATGATCCTTGGCTACGTTTAGTCGGTCAAAATTATAGTGCTCTTTCTCCATTTCCGGGCCTTCAGCTAAAGAAAAGCCAATGCGTGAAAAAATATCATTTATTTCAGCAATGGTAGCAGTTATAGGGTGTCGGTGTCCTGTCTTAGGTTGCATATTTTTATGTTAACACTAGTTTTTGATGCTATCAATTGTGGTTAGGGCTTCAAATATAAATTTGCCATTTTTCACAAAAATCTGTTCCCCGTAAATCAGCATTTGTAGATTTTCTCCTGGATATAAAAGCTGAACATTTTGCCACGATCGATCATCAGCCTCAACGACATAAATACCATCATCAAGATGCATCAACACTAAATCAAGATTACCTGGAAGAAAATTAAAGTCATGCACTATTTGCCACTTTCTATCAATCCTAATATCTGTTCTACAGGAAGATTCAGCAATTGGT
Above is a genomic segment from Candidatus Nomurabacteria bacterium containing:
- a CDS encoding DUF11 domain-containing protein, encoding MKNFIDIKKVAPIAFVMVLVFAVLNFGSYNANNELGSLLPSSALATNGTGGVAGTCDLSASSNEIYAGSDLDISWAVTGFAKVYLNGQELNNLSGTITIDDLQNDTTYTLFAESADGNSNCTSEVQVNYMGNPPATAYCELTLEKSVSSTKVNPGDEITYTINIKNTGTTDCTGGGVRILDVVDQNVTFISETHTSNLDAGYGSTPLYVPSSRKLWWNGHELSPGEEGTITWTGKVVDGLACDTYVVVENTAKATAKELNNFNDWSYSNTVETTVGYACEVPAPKCEFLNATPDALLKGNSADLNWSTLNANRVVIDNGIGEVSATGTLSVTPLATTEYLLTAFGDDDKRDTCSVTLTVEEPPVLAPACTLSPATKTIASGESVDLIWTTTNATSAVLTDLGNVAFDGTENTGALTANKTYQLDVLGTNGETVSCTSEITVESTPIPLSCANNVNLSMSPASIKRGQAATLAWSTTGVTSLSFDGGINSTSLSGSISVSPTSDTTYTLTATDGIDTISCPIPVVVTSGGGGGGGSSSPTCELSVSDVKIKHGEEIELVWKSSRATELKIVDDSGEVLVTTEDKLSKDKIGLFDGSLTLSPTKDTTYTMNVERGSRDRICTAKVEVEGDTIVVKQVRDQQPLIASISLAEVPYTGFEAGPILTVLFYTLLMLWALYIAYLMVVRPTLYDDDKLVTTNNIKLTNSGSNNISPTTVVENVGADTSKTDTAVVESAVPANLPIAPVIGYANLEDNVSSAETSAHMIDDEEVTRIENYAHTEHVLLSSDAIRHFVGKVDEVDERLNILSQIIKAAKSQIPAEEGWIVINEKRMIDLCKDSGLFQVAEKATQFIPTVMPEGSGSLAEAIVTGNVVAAYEMIGHRPMFALADAAADLDSVYRTRKGNKEVVSDMLLKETESLSDEQLLDMIKALTGALDGTYTDEASAVKVAIMKAVKVVTHA
- a CDS encoding sortase; amino-acid sequence: MEKTSQDQSEIMDIILEKKVAFVTTFFIVFLISYAVLAWFDFLPEPISSDQINKDDSVEESGLSGFTVNDAGVSEVDVIEDTSTPIVSTIQNVKPEKIIFDTLDKTIQVANPTSRSVHDLDNALLDGAVRHPDSATLDQNGTVFILGHSSYLPVVNNKNFKAFNGIQNLKWGDVVRLQSGQDEYVYKVNKVYKAYAANASVPIAGETQKLVLATCNSFGSVDDRFIIEAELSEVRAL
- a CDS encoding type IIA DNA topoisomerase subunit B, encoding MADKKDKKKGGYDASSISVLEGLEPVRKRPGMYIGTTGPDGLHHLIWEVFDNSRDEAMGGFADRVEVTLLPDNYIRVVDNGRGIPVDVHKQTKVSALETILTTLHAGGKFGGEGYKVSGGLHGVGVSVVNALSTHVIAEVHRDGGYYMQEYNIGKPKAKVKKVGPSKLQGTIITFQADPIIFKEINYDFKRIVNHLRQQAYLVKAMKISVLDAREMSEAEQKKLDLKGKQYLSDDRLEVPQQHFYFEGGLKSLVAFNNHYQKPVHKNIFYVEKNDIDEMVMSVEVAVQYVDDISARISAFANNIYNPEHGTHVTGFKTALTRTLNNYAKKNNFFSVKDKDTSFTGDDVLEGITAVVSVKMPEIQFEGQTKAKLGSVEARGAVETVFGEAFATYLEENPDDAKAIINKVIIAVKARKAAKAAKDSVLRKGALEGMSLPGKLADCQSKKAEDSELFVVEGDSAGGSAKMGRDRKTQAILALRGKILNVERARIDKMLASEQIKNVVIALGTAIGDVFDISKLRYHKIIIATDADVDGAHIRTLLLTLFYRYFKPLIEGGFIYIAQPPLYKIQRGKEMHYAFDDEEKFRILTDMGVTVDEEEVTEEDSEGEAEAEVSKKNTKVRIQRYKGLGEMNADELWETTMNPEFRILKQVTIDDAQMADKVFDILMGTDVSSRKSFIQSNAKMANLDI
- a CDS encoding phenylalanine--tRNA ligase subunit beta; this translates as MLVSYNWLKDYLGEDLPSVDEVVELLTFHAFEIEGTEKVGGDTQIEVNVLPDRASSCLSHRGIALELAVLLNKPLVVDQLKDETELPVLDDFKIEIEDKADCSRFMLALMEGVKVGPSPKWLKERLETLGQRSINNIVDATNYVMFGLGQPMHVYDSDTFSKKDDKWNFVIRRAKAGEIVKLLPEKTGAEDREVDLKGTELLVVNGESDQAVALAGIKGGTYAGLHEGTTNIILEAANFNSTLTRKTARALGILTDASKRFENEVSSTLPPYAMRTIVELITEIASGELKGVSDQYPMVQAESVVTVHPDRVNKVLGLSLEESFMKDVLFRLGAEISESESGWLVTAPKERVDLTIEENYIDEIGRIYGLSNIVSITPENLPLAEINANHYYSEKIRKILGELGFSEVMTSSFRKKDQIHLQNALASDKEYLRSSIIPAIEEALALNIQNVDILGLRDVRMFEIGTVFTKDDKGKAREHVVLTIGARVKKTGYSAKDDVIVNEAIKALIEAGLEIGVGAKQGICETNLDKLISALPEPTKYEPNVPLSDITYKPFSVYPAIVRDIAMWVPENTDIDSIGRILKDGAGELCERITLFDEFAKDGRISYAFRLVFQSYEKTLTDDEVEPYMAAVYRAVEKAGFDTR
- the pheS gene encoding phenylalanine--tRNA ligase subunit alpha, producing MQPKTGHRHPITATIAEINDIFSRIGFSLAEGPEMEKEHYNFDRLNVAKDHPSRDMQDTFWLKSEDVDEPTVLRTHTSPVQARYMDTHKPPIRIIVPGKVFRNEATDATHEAQFYQLEGLCVDEEINLGHLKGVLEYFFSNFLKGEVEVRFRPSFFPFVEPGLEVDMRLLSGESKLKGKWVEIFGAGMVHPNVLKESGIDPKKYTGYAFGGGIDRLIMIKYGIDDVRNLYAGDLRLVNQF